One window of Candidatus Brocadiaceae bacterium genomic DNA carries:
- the rpoD gene encoding RNA polymerase sigma factor RpoD, whose product MAEKKTGGRTAVAEDLDKLIEQGRQKGFLTYEELNEFLPNDIVSPEYIDEVLLTLDEKGVELVDERDLADEDADVILKDEEEPVEEEEEAAEEEEEASVASTESIDDPVRIYLTQMGQIPLLNRDEEIALAKRIEISRKRFRAKILQFTQCIEACVEILQDVHSGALPFDRTLNVSALPDVQKTAMVDRVPENVSTIQKLLEANHAEWRQYRRRNASARRRLAGLRAIAGRSRKCMILLEELCLRIKRVQPLIDLVNQLYERMKRIHDEIQELSAGNLNKVKRRGLEGELEHLEDRICAPFALLESRVKATRLVHDQYEQAKQELSGGNLRLVVSIAKKYRNRGLSFLDLIQEGNTGLMRAVDKYEYRRGYKFSTYATWWIRQAITRAIADQARTIRIPVHMIETMSHIRNIVKRLVQEKGREPTLEEIAKAANLSISETRRVLKISKRPISLDRPINDSDDSFFGDFIEDQTTASPISLATQEMLKDKIDSVLNTLTYREREIIKLRYGLGDGYTYTLEEVGRIFDVTRERVRQIEAKAVRKLQHPVRSRKLEGFIDSLPDNS is encoded by the coding sequence ATGGCCGAGAAGAAGACGGGCGGACGAACCGCCGTCGCCGAGGATCTGGACAAGCTCATCGAGCAGGGCAGACAGAAGGGGTTCCTCACCTACGAGGAACTCAACGAATTCCTGCCCAACGACATCGTGAGCCCGGAGTACATCGACGAGGTCCTGCTGACGCTGGACGAGAAGGGCGTCGAGCTGGTCGACGAACGCGACCTGGCCGACGAGGACGCGGACGTCATCCTCAAGGACGAGGAGGAGCCCGTCGAGGAGGAAGAGGAGGCCGCCGAGGAAGAGGAAGAGGCCTCCGTGGCCAGCACCGAGAGCATCGACGACCCCGTCCGCATCTACCTCACGCAGATGGGCCAGATCCCCCTGCTGAACCGCGACGAGGAGATCGCCCTGGCCAAGCGCATCGAGATCTCCCGGAAGCGCTTCCGCGCCAAGATACTGCAGTTCACCCAGTGCATCGAGGCGTGCGTCGAGATCCTCCAGGACGTGCACTCGGGCGCCCTGCCCTTCGACCGGACCCTGAACGTGAGCGCCCTGCCGGACGTCCAGAAGACGGCCATGGTCGACCGCGTGCCCGAGAACGTGAGCACCATCCAGAAGCTGCTCGAGGCCAACCACGCCGAATGGCGGCAGTACCGTCGCCGCAACGCCAGCGCCCGGCGCAGGCTCGCCGGCCTCCGTGCCATCGCCGGCCGGTCCCGCAAGTGCATGATCCTCCTGGAGGAACTCTGCCTGCGCATCAAGCGCGTTCAGCCGTTGATCGACCTCGTCAACCAGCTCTACGAGCGCATGAAGCGCATCCATGACGAGATACAGGAACTCAGCGCCGGCAACCTCAACAAGGTGAAGCGTCGCGGCCTGGAGGGCGAACTCGAGCACCTCGAAGACAGGATCTGCGCGCCGTTTGCCCTGCTCGAAAGCCGCGTGAAGGCCACGCGGCTGGTCCACGACCAGTACGAGCAGGCCAAGCAGGAACTCTCCGGCGGCAACCTGCGGCTGGTCGTCAGCATCGCCAAGAAGTACCGCAACCGCGGCCTGAGCTTCCTGGACCTGATCCAGGAGGGCAACACCGGCCTGATGCGGGCGGTGGACAAGTACGAGTACCGCCGCGGCTACAAGTTCTCAACCTACGCCACCTGGTGGATCCGCCAGGCGATCACCCGCGCCATCGCCGACCAGGCCCGCACCATCCGCATCCCCGTGCACATGATCGAGACGATGAGCCACATCCGCAACATCGTCAAGCGACTCGTGCAGGAGAAGGGCCGCGAACCCACGCTCGAGGAGATCGCCAAGGCCGCCAACCTGAGCATCAGCGAGACGCGCCGCGTCCTGAAGATCTCCAAGCGGCCCATCAGCCTGGACCGCCCCATCAACGACAGCGACGACAGCTTCTTCGGCGACTTCATCGAGGACCAGACGACGGCCAGCCCCATCAGCCTGGCCACCCAGGAGATGCTCAAGGACAAGATCGACTCCGTGCTCAACACCCTGACCTACCGCGAGCGGGAGATCATCAAGCTGCGCTACGGCCTCGGCGACGGCTACACCTACACGCTGGAAGAGGTGGGACGCATCTTCGACGTCACCCGCGAACGGGTGCGCCAGATCGAAGCCAAGGCCGTCCGAAAGCTCCAGCACCCCGTCCGCAGCCGCAAGTTGGAGGGTTTCATTGACAGCCTGCCCGACAACTCATAG
- a CDS encoding PQQ-binding-like beta-propeller repeat protein, which produces MASHLCRAVLALLALLTAASAAPSAAGAGRLWRAGRIEPPIAPDAESRLETAERLIASADWPRALPLLQAMADADDGLVWDGQVYVPVREFAARRIAALPPEARAAYQVLYRAAARRLFEDGLAARSAEILREAAGRYPNTEYGLRAVGALAALRMDAGEFGAALRTLQAAGEVDVRSEPGRAAAVRTLLCLARLGRRNEAERAAARLHEAGLDSVEIAGARLSLADLAAAQSATADDDNPAPRGADLTGPALAATVIDLAWPGRVAPDWPSVPALRPVCRNGSLFVQRDDAILCVDTQTARLRWGVPPLDGPREIALAIATRRPPGEYVLPSYLPVENLAHFRTFDNHGLATLSCADGRLYAVQTDPLAQEFPDEPWTATQDDFRLANELRCFDAADGSPLWSTAHGPDAALRDRWFVSAPAVAGGRAHALSLERGQVRAVCLDAATGRLLWDTPIGAVLGRQEGQRSAAELFVEDCGPPAVEGGLAVYPTGRGLVAALDALDGRLLWIAAYPRADVSVNRLGLQLSVPNGPWRPGAPLFAGDLCIVAPCDSRRVLALSRRTGAPVWSAEFHDGVALLGVRDGRLYVQHEGLSCLDASTGASLWRTPFEAPTTGLGALGAHVACLPQRDALRRVELDSGRALDPLPWPAGLDGRGNLTVTDGGLALCTPERIALLGSSRVDPAVRPARTPAQEPRADVHAPGGPAPEEELTHAPTPRPAWEAPGMPVLPDRTAGPGLSGRVLVRQGDGLSCLDAATGRVLWSTRVPSAHPDRHGWGYPACLAAPDGVTVTLDAVTLGVRMDDGQVTWRREHSLQAGGSFREPTRLQMIRWATRGLPLRPPRPAGEPVLQPPGAWGSGVVCRAAGGRRLLGIDAADGQVLFELPGAEALPAATGSLMAVSGDRLCILTEPPPILTVREARSGRLLARRELPATPNPSSVLVTPSGRLVVAEAAAAHLFDPGALRVVRRLRVPDGIDRVLHADDEWLVVRTLTGAARAVPLPGGPAVDLADGALWADRRGDRVCLLRAAQDSGVQYHGPGRHVHGSGFSLHARHLADGRAVWDTDLHVTGPAMVSEPLRCGRLWLLTASEAERARVLGVEAASGAVVFDVELAGGAGVRALPFVVEAGRVVVGLGDRVTALEPGEALATGP; this is translated from the coding sequence ATGGCAAGCCACCTCTGCCGGGCCGTGCTGGCCCTCCTGGCGCTGCTGACGGCGGCCTCGGCCGCCCCGTCCGCAGCAGGCGCCGGCCGGCTGTGGCGGGCCGGCCGCATCGAGCCGCCGATCGCGCCGGATGCCGAGAGCCGCCTGGAGACGGCCGAACGCCTGATCGCCTCGGCCGACTGGCCCCGCGCCCTCCCCCTGCTGCAGGCCATGGCCGACGCGGACGACGGGCTCGTGTGGGACGGGCAGGTCTACGTGCCCGTGCGCGAGTTCGCGGCGCGCCGGATCGCCGCGCTGCCCCCTGAGGCACGCGCGGCCTACCAGGTGCTCTACAGGGCGGCGGCGCGCCGCCTGTTCGAGGACGGCCTGGCGGCACGCTCGGCGGAGATCCTGCGCGAGGCGGCCGGCCGTTACCCGAACACCGAATACGGGCTGCGCGCCGTCGGCGCCCTGGCGGCCCTGCGGATGGATGCCGGCGAGTTCGGCGCCGCTCTGCGGACGCTGCAGGCCGCCGGCGAGGTCGATGTCCGGTCCGAGCCGGGACGGGCCGCCGCCGTGCGCACGCTGCTCTGCCTAGCCCGACTCGGCCGGCGCAACGAGGCCGAACGTGCGGCCGCGCGGCTGCACGAGGCCGGCCTGGACAGCGTGGAGATCGCTGGGGCGCGCCTCTCGCTCGCCGACCTGGCGGCGGCACAGTCGGCGACGGCCGACGACGACAACCCGGCGCCGCGCGGAGCGGACCTGACGGGCCCGGCCCTCGCCGCAACCGTCATCGACCTGGCCTGGCCGGGGCGGGTGGCTCCCGACTGGCCGTCGGTGCCGGCGCTCCGGCCGGTGTGCCGCAACGGCTCGTTGTTCGTCCAGCGGGACGACGCGATCCTGTGCGTCGACACGCAGACGGCGCGGCTGCGCTGGGGGGTTCCTCCGCTGGACGGACCGCGCGAGATCGCACTGGCCATCGCCACCCGCCGACCGCCTGGCGAGTACGTGCTGCCCTCCTACCTGCCCGTGGAGAACCTGGCCCACTTCCGCACGTTCGACAACCACGGGCTCGCCACGCTGAGCTGTGCGGACGGACGCCTGTACGCGGTGCAGACGGACCCCCTCGCGCAGGAGTTCCCGGACGAACCCTGGACGGCGACCCAGGACGACTTCCGTCTGGCGAACGAGTTGCGCTGCTTCGACGCCGCCGACGGCTCCCCTCTGTGGTCGACGGCGCACGGCCCGGACGCCGCCCTGCGGGATCGGTGGTTCGTGTCGGCGCCGGCCGTTGCCGGCGGACGCGCGCACGCCCTGAGCCTGGAGCGGGGCCAGGTGCGGGCGGTCTGCCTGGACGCGGCGACCGGCCGGCTGCTCTGGGACACGCCGATCGGGGCGGTGCTGGGCCGACAGGAGGGGCAGCGCTCGGCGGCGGAGCTGTTCGTGGAGGACTGCGGCCCCCCGGCCGTGGAGGGCGGGCTGGCCGTCTACCCCACCGGGCGCGGGCTGGTGGCCGCACTGGACGCGCTGGACGGCCGCCTGCTGTGGATCGCCGCCTACCCGCGCGCGGACGTGAGCGTGAACCGCCTGGGCCTGCAGCTCAGCGTGCCGAACGGCCCGTGGAGGCCGGGCGCGCCGCTGTTCGCCGGCGACCTGTGCATCGTGGCCCCCTGCGACAGCCGCCGCGTGCTGGCGCTCTCGCGCCGCACGGGCGCGCCGGTCTGGAGCGCCGAGTTCCACGACGGCGTGGCACTGCTCGGGGTCCGCGACGGACGCCTGTACGTGCAGCATGAGGGCCTCAGTTGCCTGGACGCGTCCACGGGGGCCTCGCTCTGGCGCACGCCCTTCGAGGCGCCGACGACGGGGCTGGGCGCGCTGGGCGCGCACGTCGCCTGCCTGCCGCAGCGCGACGCCCTGCGGCGTGTCGAGCTGGACTCCGGCCGGGCGCTGGATCCCCTGCCGTGGCCCGCGGGGCTCGACGGCCGGGGCAACCTGACGGTGACGGACGGCGGTCTGGCGCTCTGCACGCCGGAGCGCATCGCCCTGCTGGGGTCCTCCCGGGTGGATCCGGCCGTCCGCCCGGCCCGGACACCGGCTCAGGAACCCCGGGCAGACGTGCACGCGCCGGGCGGCCCGGCGCCCGAGGAGGAGTTGACGCACGCGCCGACGCCGCGGCCGGCCTGGGAGGCGCCGGGCATGCCCGTGCTGCCGGACCGGACGGCCGGGCCGGGCCTGTCCGGCCGGGTGCTCGTGCGGCAGGGGGACGGCCTCTCGTGCCTCGATGCCGCCACGGGACGGGTTCTCTGGAGCACGCGCGTCCCGAGCGCACACCCCGACCGGCACGGATGGGGATACCCGGCCTGCCTGGCGGCGCCGGACGGCGTCACCGTCACGCTCGACGCCGTCACGCTGGGCGTCCGTATGGACGACGGGCAGGTGACGTGGCGCCGCGAGCACTCCCTGCAGGCGGGCGGATCGTTCCGGGAGCCGACGCGGCTGCAGATGATCCGGTGGGCGACGCGGGGCCTGCCGCTGCGGCCGCCGCGCCCGGCGGGCGAACCCGTTCTCCAGCCGCCCGGGGCCTGGGGCTCGGGCGTGGTCTGCCGCGCCGCCGGGGGCCGGCGGCTGCTCGGGATCGACGCCGCCGACGGCCAGGTCCTGTTTGAACTCCCGGGAGCCGAGGCGCTGCCGGCCGCGACGGGCTCGCTGATGGCCGTCAGCGGCGACCGCCTGTGCATCCTGACGGAGCCGCCGCCCATTCTGACGGTCCGGGAGGCCCGTTCGGGACGGCTGCTGGCGCGCCGGGAGCTGCCGGCGACTCCGAACCCGTCGTCCGTTCTGGTCACGCCGTCCGGCCGACTGGTGGTTGCCGAGGCGGCGGCGGCCCACCTGTTCGACCCCGGCGCGCTGCGCGTGGTCCGGCGCCTGCGGGTGCCGGACGGCATCGACCGCGTTCTGCACGCGGACGACGAGTGGCTGGTGGTGCGCACGCTGACGGGCGCCGCGCGTGCGGTGCCGCTGCCGGGCGGCCCGGCGGTGGACCTGGCGGACGGCGCCCTCTGGGCGGACCGCCGGGGCGACCGCGTCTGCCTGCTCCGGGCCGCGCAGGACAGCGGCGTGCAGTACCATGGCCCCGGCCGGCACGTGCACGGGTCCGGCTTCTCGCTGCACGCACGGCACCTGGCGGACGGCCGGGCCGTCTGGGACACGGACCTGCACGTGACGGGCCCCGCCATGGTCTCGGAGCCGCTCCGATGCGGCCGGCTGTGGCTGCTGACGGCATCCGAGGCCGAGCGTGCACGCGTTCTGGGGGTGGAGGCGGCGTCGGGAGCGGTGGTGTTTGACGTCGAGCTGGCCGGCGGCGCGGGTGTGCGAGCCTTGCCGTTCGTGGTCGAGGCCGGGAGGGTCGTCGTGGGCCTGGGCGACCGTGTGACGGCGCTGGAGCCCGGCGAGGCCCTTGCGACGGGCCCGTAG
- a CDS encoding polysaccharide deacetylase family protein — protein sequence MTPEARDSLFVAVTVDVDPDSNRAAPGRLGAVSPGAEGRAAFAACRTGLAVLLDALEARGLPATLFWEGRTLRELSDGPGGLPALPAAITLEHGGHGYLHEDFAGVAGGRPPDAAETAEAVRRTAEAVRDVLGVQPRGFRAPYCRLTPGLAHALADAGWHYDASLTRSLDAGCDLRPYAVPGEPRLRELSLCRSLDARGRPISAYLWQMLEGRRPPDDYLALVRTARARCPGGLLQIALHPWHLTVSAEGVATGDAPVRRLHEFLDRLVALPGVAFTTAGAYLEANS from the coding sequence ATGACGCCGGAGGCGCGGGACAGCCTGTTCGTCGCCGTCACGGTCGACGTGGACCCGGACTCCAACCGGGCCGCGCCCGGCCGCCTCGGCGCCGTCAGCCCGGGCGCGGAGGGCCGCGCCGCCTTCGCCGCCTGCCGCACCGGCCTGGCCGTCCTCCTGGACGCCCTGGAGGCACGCGGGCTCCCGGCCACGCTGTTCTGGGAGGGACGCACCCTCCGCGAACTGAGCGACGGGCCCGGCGGCCTGCCCGCCCTGCCGGCCGCGATCACACTGGAACACGGCGGCCACGGCTACCTCCACGAGGACTTCGCCGGCGTCGCCGGCGGACGCCCCCCGGATGCCGCCGAGACCGCCGAGGCCGTCCGGCGCACGGCCGAGGCCGTGCGGGACGTCCTCGGGGTGCAGCCCCGGGGCTTCCGCGCCCCCTATTGCCGCCTCACCCCCGGCCTGGCGCACGCCCTGGCCGATGCCGGCTGGCACTACGACGCCAGCCTCACGCGGTCGCTCGATGCCGGCTGCGACCTGCGGCCGTATGCGGTGCCCGGCGAGCCGCGGCTGCGTGAGCTGAGCCTCTGCCGCTCGCTCGACGCCCGAGGCCGCCCCATCTCCGCCTACCTGTGGCAGATGCTCGAGGGGCGCCGGCCGCCGGACGACTACCTGGCCCTGGTCCGGACGGCCCGCGCCCGGTGCCCCGGCGGCCTGCTGCAGATCGCGCTGCACCCCTGGCACCTGACGGTCTCCGCCGAGGGCGTCGCGACGGGCGACGCACCGGTGCGCCGGCTGCACGAGTTCCTGGACCGCCTCGTGGCCCTGCCCGGCGTCGCCTTCACCACGGCCGGCGCCTACCTGGAGGCCAATTCGTGA
- a CDS encoding GntR family transcriptional regulator: MEAETIHVSLERKSGVALYVQIKEALREAILNSTGERELALPPQRDLAQRLRVSRNTVSMAYAELEREGLVVAEAGRGTLVVDPARKAESRSRDEALARVIEHAAEEALTLGFNLDQYAEATAAYLKEKRRMLDHICLVFVECNQEQLTYYTQHLRLEPGVLTVPVLLDDLRGRRESALSALRSADVVVTSFYHTDELRRTLADSDKPLVSVNLQPEMPTIVSIARIPPHARIGLVAASRRFLAEMHKTLRQMDVDPRRLAESVAPDGPLLSEFIAGVDALVVSPSRRRSVEALADGKPLVEFLFAPDSTSVNHIRIALVDLKRRQGSEERHVSTDHGTDVP, from the coding sequence GTGGAAGCCGAGACGATCCATGTCTCGCTCGAACGCAAGAGCGGCGTCGCCCTCTACGTCCAGATCAAGGAGGCCCTGCGCGAGGCCATCTTGAACTCCACCGGCGAGCGGGAACTCGCGCTTCCGCCCCAGCGGGACCTGGCCCAGAGGCTGAGGGTCAGCCGCAACACCGTGAGCATGGCCTATGCGGAGCTGGAGCGGGAGGGGCTGGTCGTGGCCGAGGCCGGGCGCGGCACGCTGGTGGTCGACCCTGCCCGCAAGGCCGAGAGCCGCAGCCGCGACGAGGCCCTGGCCCGGGTGATCGAGCACGCCGCCGAAGAGGCCCTGACGCTTGGCTTCAACCTGGACCAGTATGCGGAGGCGACCGCCGCCTACCTGAAGGAGAAGCGGCGGATGCTCGACCACATCTGCCTGGTCTTCGTCGAGTGCAACCAGGAGCAGCTCACCTACTACACGCAGCACCTGCGCCTGGAGCCCGGCGTGCTGACCGTGCCCGTGCTGCTGGACGACCTGCGCGGCCGCCGCGAGAGCGCCCTCTCCGCCCTGCGCAGCGCCGACGTCGTGGTCACCTCCTTCTACCACACCGACGAGCTGCGCCGCACGCTGGCCGATTCGGACAAGCCGCTGGTCAGCGTGAACCTGCAGCCGGAGATGCCCACCATCGTGAGCATCGCCCGCATTCCGCCGCACGCGCGCATCGGGCTGGTGGCCGCCTCCCGCCGCTTCCTGGCGGAGATGCACAAGACGCTCCGCCAGATGGACGTCGATCCGCGCCGCCTGGCCGAGTCGGTGGCCCCGGACGGCCCGCTGCTCTCGGAGTTCATCGCCGGCGTCGACGCGCTGGTGGTCTCGCCGTCGCGGCGCCGGTCCGTCGAGGCCCTTGCCGACGGCAAGCCGCTGGTCGAGTTCCTGTTCGCACCCGACAGCACGTCGGTCAACCACATCCGCATCGCCCTGGTCGACCTGAAGCGGCGCCAGGGGAGCGAGGAGAGACATGTCTCCACAGATCACGGAACTGACGTTCCTTGA
- the dnaG gene encoding DNA primase, with amino-acid sequence MAGRVPEHVIQQIVAGVDIVRLVERHCELTRKGKKYWGLCPFHQEKTPSFSVDPDNGLYYCFGCKEGGNVFTLLEKLEGLGFAEALERLAREVGVDLGPYRSGPAEPPGQAARLRRVNELAAGYYEKCLEKARGADLARRYLKERGFTDETIERWRLGYAPDGWENFLKCATARGFSPEEVQEAGLAVPRQGAPGHYDRFRNRLIFPIADGAERVIAFGARALQPEDEPKYLNTPETPLFHKGRNFFGLARARDAMRSADTAVILEGYTDVLMAHQAGVTHTLAVLGTALTQDHARTLRRLCAQVVLVFDADEAGQKSAARSIETLLNEELEVRVADLPAGQDPCDFVRAEGAEAFRRRLDESRGFFEYRLAHARAREADDSPEARMRVFGEVAELALQVNDPARRDLIVRRLAHELGVREGNAWAWLDRHRRRRPHRSGEARPDAPRRPPTARETFVRELLGLLLAHPELAPRAAGMDRTTLGDGPEARLLTALLEQAGNGRAPDLERFLGGLSDADLAGTASAALAEEQARLERIAETTAEARLDGYLGYARSRQRGATGRRPLQTDEELREYVRRLKEDDRRSAQPR; translated from the coding sequence GTGGCCGGTCGAGTTCCCGAGCACGTCATCCAGCAGATCGTGGCCGGCGTGGACATCGTCCGCCTCGTGGAGCGGCACTGCGAACTGACTCGGAAGGGCAAGAAATATTGGGGCCTCTGCCCGTTCCACCAGGAGAAGACCCCGTCGTTCTCCGTCGACCCGGACAACGGGCTCTACTACTGCTTCGGCTGCAAGGAGGGCGGCAACGTCTTCACGCTGCTGGAGAAGCTGGAAGGCCTGGGGTTCGCCGAGGCCCTGGAGAGGCTGGCGCGTGAGGTCGGGGTGGACCTGGGCCCCTACCGCAGCGGCCCGGCCGAGCCGCCCGGGCAGGCCGCCCGGCTGCGCCGGGTCAACGAGCTGGCCGCCGGCTACTACGAGAAGTGCCTGGAGAAGGCCCGGGGCGCGGACCTCGCCCGGCGCTATTTGAAAGAACGCGGATTCACGGACGAGACCATCGAGCGCTGGCGGCTCGGGTACGCCCCGGACGGGTGGGAGAACTTCCTCAAGTGCGCGACCGCGCGCGGCTTCTCCCCCGAGGAGGTCCAGGAGGCCGGCCTGGCCGTGCCCCGTCAGGGCGCACCGGGCCACTACGATCGGTTCCGCAACCGCCTGATCTTCCCGATTGCCGACGGGGCCGAACGCGTCATCGCCTTCGGCGCCCGCGCCCTGCAGCCCGAGGACGAACCGAAGTACCTGAACACCCCGGAGACGCCCCTGTTCCACAAGGGCCGGAACTTCTTCGGCCTGGCCCGGGCGCGCGACGCCATGCGCTCGGCCGACACGGCGGTCATCCTGGAGGGCTACACCGACGTCCTGATGGCTCACCAGGCCGGCGTGACGCACACGCTCGCCGTGCTCGGCACAGCCCTGACGCAGGACCATGCGCGGACGCTGCGGCGGCTGTGCGCGCAGGTGGTTCTGGTCTTCGACGCCGACGAGGCCGGCCAGAAGTCCGCCGCGCGCAGCATCGAGACGCTGCTGAACGAGGAACTCGAGGTCCGAGTCGCCGACCTGCCGGCGGGACAGGACCCGTGCGACTTCGTCCGCGCCGAAGGCGCCGAGGCGTTCCGCAGGCGCCTGGACGAGAGCCGCGGCTTCTTCGAGTACCGGCTGGCGCACGCGCGCGCCCGGGAGGCGGACGACTCGCCGGAGGCCCGGATGCGCGTCTTCGGCGAGGTGGCCGAACTGGCGCTGCAGGTGAACGACCCGGCCCGGCGCGACCTGATCGTGCGCCGCCTGGCACATGAACTGGGCGTGCGCGAGGGCAACGCCTGGGCATGGCTGGACCGCCACCGCCGCCGGCGGCCGCACCGGAGCGGGGAGGCCCGGCCCGACGCCCCCCGCAGGCCGCCCACGGCACGGGAGACGTTCGTCCGTGAACTGCTCGGGCTGCTGCTGGCGCACCCGGAACTGGCGCCGCGGGCCGCCGGCATGGACAGGACGACGCTGGGAGACGGCCCGGAAGCGCGCCTGCTGACCGCCCTGCTGGAGCAGGCCGGCAACGGCCGCGCGCCGGACCTCGAGCGGTTCCTCGGCGGCCTGAGCGACGCGGACCTGGCCGGGACGGCCTCGGCCGCCCTGGCCGAGGAACAGGCGCGGCTGGAACGCATTGCAGAGACCACGGCCGAGGCGCGGCTGGACGGCTACCTCGGCTACGCGCGGTCCCGGCAGCGAGGCGCAACCGGGCGCCGCCCGCTGCAGACGGACGAGGAACTGCGCGAGTATGTGCGCCGCCTCAAGGAAGACGACAGAAGATCGGCACAGCCCCGATAG